From Chryseobacterium salivictor, a single genomic window includes:
- a CDS encoding sensor histidine kinase, which yields MNNKFIPFISVLMTISMIVFVTLQLYWIKELYSALNQDFSNKVYSSLESSALKVSQLEVDKYLNQDFKNFGKNVVDSSNQPTQTYIQQNSDSANTSTLTFQKSIVENQNFPISQKGDSLKLTKLYTDEGILKINKGPNSSEPLTAQMSKDINNNTYALREFAKLSASNLPIDKRVDAKTLDSVLAKELKLNGLDTSFGFAVMDRNNKMTKVVNATFADQKEKNNYTYPLFTDSKERPLYTLAVVFPRKDYSLAKNNLPMLLGTFMSLLTILGIYIISINYMMRQKKIADIKTDFINNMSHEFKTPLATISVATDSLANDKIATNPDKVKYYSGLIKQENLRMKKQVENVLNMSKLERNEVNLFLKETDVRALIKRTTESFGLIVAQRHGTLTQEFNAERYKFRIDEFHISNALVNLLDNANKYSPDAPEIKVMTRNEGNWYVIEISDKGMGMETENKLRIFEKFFREETGNIHNVKGQGLGLSYVKKIVELHKGLVIVDSQKDKGSTFTIKLPMNV from the coding sequence ATGAACAATAAGTTTATTCCGTTCATATCTGTATTGATGACCATTTCGATGATCGTCTTCGTCACTTTGCAATTGTATTGGATCAAGGAATTATACAGCGCGCTCAATCAGGATTTTTCCAATAAGGTATATTCTTCTTTGGAATCTTCTGCCTTAAAAGTTTCGCAGCTTGAAGTAGATAAATATCTGAACCAGGATTTTAAAAATTTCGGTAAAAATGTTGTTGACAGCAGCAATCAGCCTACCCAAACCTATATTCAGCAGAACTCTGATTCTGCCAATACGTCAACTCTTACGTTTCAGAAAAGCATTGTAGAAAATCAAAACTTTCCCATTTCGCAGAAAGGCGACAGTTTGAAATTGACGAAACTGTACACCGATGAAGGGATTCTGAAAATCAATAAAGGGCCGAACAGCTCAGAGCCGCTCACGGCGCAGATGAGCAAGGATATTAATAATAATACGTACGCTTTACGGGAATTTGCAAAACTGAGTGCCTCGAATCTGCCGATTGATAAAAGGGTTGATGCAAAAACCTTAGACTCTGTTTTGGCCAAAGAGTTGAAATTAAATGGTCTCGATACGAGTTTTGGATTTGCGGTGATGGATCGAAACAATAAAATGACAAAAGTTGTCAATGCTACTTTCGCTGATCAAAAAGAAAAAAACAATTATACCTATCCACTTTTTACCGATAGTAAGGAAAGGCCCTTATACACTTTGGCAGTAGTTTTCCCGCGGAAAGACTATTCCCTGGCGAAAAATAATTTACCCATGCTGTTGGGGACCTTTATGTCTTTGCTGACGATTTTGGGGATTTATATTATCTCTATTAATTATATGATGCGTCAGAAAAAAATTGCAGATATCAAAACTGACTTTATTAATAATATGTCGCATGAGTTCAAAACTCCTTTGGCAACAATCTCTGTGGCGACTGATTCTTTGGCGAACGATAAAATTGCGACCAATCCCGATAAAGTAAAATACTATTCCGGTCTGATCAAGCAGGAAAATCTGCGGATGAAAAAGCAGGTCGAGAACGTTTTGAATATGTCGAAACTGGAACGGAATGAAGTCAATTTATTTTTAAAGGAGACTGATGTCCGGGCCTTAATCAAGAGAACAACAGAGTCTTTTGGTTTGATCGTGGCTCAGAGACACGGAACCTTAACCCAGGAATTTAATGCCGAACGGTACAAGTTCAGAATTGATGAGTTTCATATCTCCAATGCGCTGGTCAATTTATTAGATAATGCCAATAAATATTCGCCTGATGCTCCTGAGATTAAAGTAATGACCAGAAATGAGGGCAACTGGTACGTGATTGAAATTTCTGATAAAGGAATGGGAATGGAAACGGAGAATAAGTTGCGGATTTTCGAAAAATTCTTTCGGGAAGAAACCGGCAATATTCATAATGTGAAAGGGCAGGGGCTTGGCCTCTCCTACGTGAAAAAAATAGTGGAATTACACAAAGGCCTTGTTATCGTAGATTCTCAAAAAGATAAGGGAAGTACCTTTACGATAAAACTGCCGATGAATGTTTAA
- a CDS encoding response regulator transcription factor: protein MSNRILLVEDDQSFGAVLKDYLSINNFEVTLATDGEQGLKEFTENEFDICIFDVMMPKKDGFSLAEDVKRIDKNIPIIFLTARNMREDILKGYQLGADDYITKPFDTELLLYKIKAILQRSATTENDEQEQFKISNIFFDSMLRQLRVNDNEYKLSPKENELLKLLCQHRNDFMPRDLALRKIWKKENYFTARSMDVYIAKLRKLLKEDDGLEIINVHGEGFRLLVKN, encoded by the coding sequence ATGAGCAACAGAATCTTATTAGTAGAAGACGACCAAAGTTTTGGTGCGGTTTTAAAAGATTATTTATCGATAAATAATTTTGAAGTAACCTTGGCTACAGATGGCGAACAGGGTCTAAAGGAATTTACGGAAAACGAATTCGATATTTGTATTTTCGATGTGATGATGCCGAAGAAAGATGGATTTAGTTTGGCAGAAGATGTCAAAAGAATCGATAAAAACATACCGATTATTTTCCTTACCGCAAGAAATATGCGTGAAGATATTTTGAAAGGATATCAGTTGGGCGCTGATGATTATATCACGAAGCCATTTGATACGGAGCTTTTATTATATAAAATCAAAGCGATTCTGCAGAGAAGTGCTACGACAGAAAATGATGAGCAGGAACAGTTTAAGATCAGTAATATTTTCTTCGATTCGATGTTGCGTCAGTTAAGAGTGAATGATAACGAGTACAAGCTTTCACCAAAAGAAAATGAACTGCTGAAATTGCTGTGTCAGCACAGAAACGATTTTATGCCGAGAGATTTGGCTTTAAGAAAGATCTGGAAGAAAGAAAATTATTTCACCGCCAGAAGTATGGATGTTTATATTGCCAAACTTAGGAAGTTGCTGAAAGAAGACGATGGTTTGGAAATCATCAACGTACACGGAGAAGGATTCCGTTTGTTGGTAAAGAACTAA
- a CDS encoding SPOR domain-containing protein encodes MKSFFKIIALFTLLSSNIFEAQQVVTKDTISGTPLSIMMDQKVSDLLRSVEDKCTTNTSASPTNSENEYSDNSGKTTIPKITVPEKELTNAEICRKNPRIMGFKIQLAVVKSNEEAREVGMFFRRRFPNMKVETDASLRPNYKVLAGSYFTRQSAAGDLAQIKKFFKDAVAVQYRVFCVEAK; translated from the coding sequence ATGAAATCATTTTTTAAAATAATTGCGCTCTTTACCTTATTGTCCTCAAACATCTTTGAAGCACAGCAAGTTGTGACCAAAGATACCATCTCCGGAACCCCCCTTTCCATCATGATGGACCAAAAAGTAAGTGATTTATTGCGAAGTGTTGAAGATAAGTGCACCACCAATACAAGCGCATCCCCGACAAATTCGGAAAACGAATATTCCGATAATTCTGGAAAAACAACAATTCCTAAAATAACGGTACCCGAAAAGGAACTTACCAACGCAGAAATTTGCCGTAAAAATCCGAGAATCATGGGTTTCAAAATTCAACTCGCAGTCGTGAAAAGCAATGAAGAAGCCAGAGAAGTCGGAATGTTTTTCAGAAGAAGATTCCCGAATATGAAAGTGGAAACAGATGCTTCTTTACGACCAAACTATAAGGTACTGGCCGGAAGTTATTTCACCAGACAAAGTGCCGCCGGTGATTTAGCACAGATCAAAAAGTTTTTCAAAGACGCAGTGGCGGTTCAATACCGCGTTTTCTGTGTAGAAGCAAAATAA
- a CDS encoding SRPBCC family protein — MKTKIIFNKDDNSASIYIMTIFHTSVDKVWNHFTQAELLDQWWAPKPWKCKTLKMNFQPEGIWNYTMIGPENEKSFSGVQFHEINFHRCFDYSAFFTDENGSLDSKFAPSNWLIGFTGVEEGTKLTVNIHFKTTEDMATLLEMGFEDGFKMGLHQLEDLLNKKD; from the coding sequence ATGAAAACGAAAATAATTTTTAATAAAGATGACAATTCTGCTTCCATTTATATCATGACGATTTTTCACACTTCCGTTGATAAAGTCTGGAATCACTTTACGCAGGCCGAATTACTTGATCAATGGTGGGCGCCAAAACCCTGGAAATGCAAAACTTTGAAAATGAATTTTCAGCCGGAAGGAATTTGGAATTACACGATGATCGGTCCGGAAAATGAGAAAAGTTTCAGCGGAGTGCAGTTTCATGAAATAAATTTCCACCGCTGTTTCGACTATTCTGCGTTTTTTACTGATGAAAACGGATCTCTAGACAGCAAATTCGCGCCAAGCAATTGGTTAATCGGCTTCACCGGCGTGGAAGAAGGAACGAAATTAACGGTAAACATTCATTTTAAAACAACGGAAGACATGGCAACCCTTTTAGAAATGGGCTTTGAAGACGGTTTCAAAATGGGACTTCATCAGCTGGAAGATTTACTGAATAAAAAAGACTGA